The Microbacterium luteum genome includes a region encoding these proteins:
- a CDS encoding DNA polymerase III subunit gamma and tau: protein MTTALYRRYRPEAFGEMIGQSQVTEPLMTALRGDRVGHAYLFSGPRGCGKTTSARILARCLNCTEGPTDTPCGTCESCVELGRGGGGSLDVVEIDAASHNGVDDARDLRERAIFAPARDRFKIFILDEAHMVTPQGFNALLKLVEEPPDHVKFIFATTEPEKVIGTIRSRTHHYPFRLVPPAAMLSYVEELCASENVDVEPGVLPLVVRAGGGSPRDTLSLLDQLIAGSDVTDERVAVRYERAVALLGYTHGELLDEVIHALGARDAAAAFGAVDRVVQTGQDPRRFVDDLLERLRDLIIIAATGDGASAVLRGLSGEELQNYTRQADAFGAARLSRTADVVIAALDEMTGATSPRLQLELMVARVLTAADAAAGAVVNGAVATGAAAPVAIAEGPVVPAPASAPAVSPSSGVSSSPQSPSSQPVASAPSAPPAPEREPAPEPPSGPITTEVVRAHWDAVLGRLESISRSSWLVVLGARVADLTDDVLTLAFTSAADISRFKQRTAGAGPSEDLRQAIVAVLGVRVKYLANLDDGGSGPGGGSAPEPSAPPDGDSAPPPPDPADTAPPRSRGPAPARAAASAVTDWAVAPIPRDEPRPTDAPSSHAPSPGAPLGQLAVDDDPEDARAATRTEVLAPAREGDVLPREDVAPVADDDGDEDELDTDVRPDDAPAPPIVVPRLTPSGPETTARARVGGGQRYGEAVVRQVLGATFVREEPYDAPTRFA from the coding sequence GTGACCACCGCCCTCTACCGCCGCTACCGCCCCGAGGCGTTCGGGGAGATGATCGGGCAGTCGCAGGTCACCGAGCCGCTGATGACCGCGCTCCGCGGTGATCGCGTCGGTCACGCCTACCTCTTCTCCGGCCCGCGCGGATGCGGCAAGACGACGTCGGCGCGCATCCTCGCCCGGTGCCTGAACTGCACCGAGGGTCCCACCGACACCCCGTGCGGCACGTGTGAGAGCTGTGTCGAGCTCGGCCGCGGGGGAGGGGGTTCCCTCGACGTGGTCGAGATCGACGCAGCCTCCCACAACGGTGTCGACGATGCGCGCGACCTGCGCGAGCGCGCGATCTTCGCGCCGGCGCGCGATCGCTTCAAGATCTTCATCCTCGACGAGGCGCACATGGTGACCCCGCAGGGATTCAATGCGCTGCTGAAGCTCGTCGAGGAGCCCCCTGACCACGTGAAGTTCATCTTCGCGACGACCGAGCCCGAGAAGGTCATCGGCACCATCCGTTCGCGCACGCACCACTACCCGTTCCGGCTGGTGCCGCCGGCAGCGATGCTCTCCTACGTCGAAGAGCTGTGCGCGAGTGAGAACGTCGATGTCGAGCCTGGCGTTCTGCCGCTCGTGGTCCGTGCCGGCGGCGGCTCTCCCCGCGACACGCTGTCGCTGCTCGACCAGCTCATCGCCGGGTCCGATGTGACGGACGAGCGCGTCGCGGTGCGGTACGAGCGCGCTGTCGCCCTCCTCGGCTATACGCACGGCGAGCTCCTCGACGAGGTGATCCACGCGCTCGGCGCCCGCGACGCGGCGGCCGCCTTCGGGGCCGTCGACCGCGTCGTGCAGACCGGTCAGGATCCGCGTCGATTCGTCGACGATCTCCTCGAACGGCTGCGCGACCTCATCATCATCGCCGCGACCGGCGACGGCGCATCGGCCGTGCTGCGCGGCCTGTCGGGCGAAGAGCTGCAGAACTACACGCGCCAGGCCGACGCGTTCGGTGCGGCCCGCCTCTCCCGCACCGCCGACGTCGTCATCGCCGCTCTCGACGAGATGACGGGAGCCACCTCTCCCCGTCTCCAGCTCGAGCTGATGGTGGCGCGGGTTCTCACCGCCGCAGACGCTGCGGCCGGCGCTGTGGTGAACGGCGCTGTTGCGACCGGTGCTGCCGCTCCCGTCGCGATCGCGGAGGGCCCGGTGGTGCCGGCGCCCGCGTCAGCACCCGCCGTCTCCCCCTCGTCCGGCGTCTCGTCGTCGCCGCAGTCGCCGTCGTCGCAGCCGGTTGCGTCGGCGCCATCCGCGCCGCCGGCACCGGAGCGCGAGCCTGCGCCCGAGCCGCCGTCGGGCCCGATCACCACCGAGGTCGTGCGAGCCCATTGGGATGCGGTCCTCGGCCGTCTCGAGTCGATCAGCCGCTCATCGTGGCTCGTCGTGCTCGGCGCCCGCGTCGCCGATCTCACCGATGACGTGCTGACGCTGGCGTTCACGAGCGCTGCCGACATCAGCCGGTTCAAGCAGCGCACCGCGGGTGCCGGACCCAGCGAAGACCTGCGGCAGGCCATCGTCGCCGTGCTCGGCGTGCGGGTGAAGTACCTCGCGAACCTCGACGACGGTGGTTCCGGCCCCGGCGGCGGGTCGGCTCCCGAACCGTCAGCGCCCCCGGACGGCGATTCCGCGCCGCCGCCTCCCGACCCCGCCGACACGGCACCGCCCCGCTCGCGCGGACCCGCGCCGGCCCGGGCAGCGGCGAGCGCGGTGACCGACTGGGCCGTCGCCCCCATCCCGCGCGACGAGCCCCGGCCCACCGACGCGCCCTCCTCGCACGCGCCGTCGCCGGGCGCGCCGCTCGGCCAGCTCGCCGTCGACGACGACCCCGAAGACGCGCGTGCGGCCACGCGGACCGAGGTCCTCGCTCCCGCGAGGGAGGGCGACGTGCTTCCCCGCGAGGACGTGGCGCCGGTCGCCGACGACGATGGCGACGAAGACGAGCTCGACACCGACGTGCGACCCGACGATGCCCCCGCCCCGCCGATCGTCGTTCCGCGTCTGACGCCGTCGGGCCCGGAGACGACCGCGCGAGCGCGCGTCGGCGGTGGGCAGCGCTACGGCGAGGCCGTCGTGCGGCAGGTGCTCGGCGCGACCTTCGTCCGCGAGGAGCCCTACGACGCACCGACGAGGTTCGCCTGA
- the recR gene encoding recombination mediator RecR — MYDGIVQDLIDEFGRLPGIGPKSAQRIAFHILQTPGFDVSHLAQLLSEVRDKVRFCEICGNVSEQERCGICRDPRRTLSVICVVEDAKDVAAIERTREFRGLYHVLGGAISPIAGIGPDDLRITQLMQRLADGTVQEVIIATNPNLEGEATATYLSRLLQTLQISVTRLASGLPVGGDLEYADEVTLGRAFEGRRAIG; from the coding sequence ATGTACGACGGCATCGTCCAAGACCTGATCGACGAGTTCGGACGCCTCCCCGGCATCGGGCCGAAGTCGGCACAGCGCATCGCGTTCCACATCCTGCAGACGCCGGGTTTCGACGTCTCGCACCTCGCGCAGCTGCTGTCGGAGGTGCGCGACAAGGTGCGCTTCTGCGAGATCTGCGGGAACGTGTCCGAGCAGGAGCGGTGCGGCATCTGTCGCGACCCGCGGCGCACCCTCAGCGTCATCTGCGTCGTCGAGGATGCCAAAGACGTCGCGGCGATCGAGCGCACGCGCGAATTCCGCGGCCTCTACCACGTGCTCGGAGGCGCCATCAGCCCGATCGCGGGCATCGGACCGGATGACCTGCGGATCACGCAGCTCATGCAGCGTCTCGCCGACGGCACCGTGCAGGAGGTGATCATCGCGACCAACCCGAACCTCGAGGGGGAGGCCACCGCGACCTACCTCAGTCGTCTGCTCCAGACCCTGCAGATCTCCGTCACGCGCCTGGCCTCGGGCCTCCCCGTGGGCGGCGACCTGGAGTATGCCGACGAGGTGACGCTCGGGCGCGCGTTCGAAGGTCGGCGCGCCATCGGCTGA